A region of Homo sapiens chromosome X, GRCh38.p14 Primary Assembly DNA encodes the following proteins:
- the BEX3 gene encoding protein BEX3 isoform b (isoform b is encoded by transcript variant 2): MANIHQENEEMEQPMQNGEEDRPLGGGEGHQPAGNRRGQARRLAPNFRWAIPNRQINDGMGGDGDDMEIFMEEMREIRRKLRELQLRNCLRILMGELSNHHDHHDEFCLMP, from the coding sequence atggCAAATATTCACCAGGAAAACGAAGAGATGGAGCAGCCTATGCAGAATGGAGAGGAAGACCGCCCTTTGGGAGGAGGTGAAGGCCACCAGCCTGCAGGAAATCGACGGGGACAGGCTCGCCGACTTGCCCCTAATTTTCGATGGGCCATACCCAATAGGCAGATCAATGATGGGATGGGTGGAGATGGAGATGATATGGAAATATTCATGGAGGAGATGAGAGAAATCAGAAGAAAACTTAGGGAGCTGCAGTTGAGGAATTGTCTGCGTATCCTTATGGGGGAGCTCTCTAATCACCATGACCATCATGATGAATTTTGCCTTATGCCTTGA
- the BEX3 gene encoding protein BEX3 isoform a (isoform a is encoded by transcript variant 1) translates to MEQPMQNGEEDRPLGGGEGHQPAGNRRGQARRLAPNFRWAIPNRQINDGMGGDGDDMEIFMEEMREIRRKLRELQLRNCLRILMGELSNHHDHHDEFCLMP, encoded by the coding sequence ATGGAGCAGCCTATGCAGAATGGAGAGGAAGACCGCCCTTTGGGAGGAGGTGAAGGCCACCAGCCTGCAGGAAATCGACGGGGACAGGCTCGCCGACTTGCCCCTAATTTTCGATGGGCCATACCCAATAGGCAGATCAATGATGGGATGGGTGGAGATGGAGATGATATGGAAATATTCATGGAGGAGATGAGAGAAATCAGAAGAAAACTTAGGGAGCTGCAGTTGAGGAATTGTCTGCGTATCCTTATGGGGGAGCTCTCTAATCACCATGACCATCATGATGAATTTTGCCTTATGCCTTGA